The following are from one region of the Neurospora crassa OR74A linkage group III, whole genome shotgun sequence genome:
- a CDS encoding carboxypeptidase Y, whose translation MRISASTVLLGAASAASAASFQNQAQHVLADNFHKAHDAVKPVADSFAHTTLESFEEAFNGMNSQAKALWDEIKLLVPENAFDKPTWFSKPKAAKRRKDWDHVVKGADVQKLWVKGADGEKHREVGGQLDNFNLRVKSVDPSKLGVDKVKQYSGYLDDEENDKHLFYWFFESRNDPKNDPVVLWLNGGPGCSSLTGLFLELGPSSIDKKLRVVSNEYAWNNNASVIFLDQPVNVGYSYSGNAVSNTVAAGKDVYALLTLFFHQFPEYAKQDFHIAGESYAGHYIPVFASEILSHKDRNINLKSVLIGNGLTDPLTQYEHYRPMACGEGGYPAVLSESECRSMDNALPRCQSLIRNCYESGSVWSCVPAAIYCNNQFIGPYQRTGQNVYDIRGKCEDDSNLCYSALGWISDYLNQKDVMDALGVEVEGYESCNFDINRNFLFQGDWMQPFHRLVPGILKEIPVLIYAGDADFICNWLGNKAWSEALEWPGKNGFNKAELEDLSLPKADKEYGKVKSSGNFTFMQIYQAGHMVPMDQPENSLDFLNRWLGGEWFEQ comes from the exons ATGAGGATCTCGGCTTCAACCGTGCTCCTCGGGGCTGCCTCGGCCGCCTCGGCCGCCTCGTTTCAGAACCAGGCCCAGCATGTCCTTGCCGACAACTTTCACAAGGCCCATGACGCCGTTAAGCCCGTCGCCGACTCGTTCGCGCACACTACCCTTGAAAGCTTTGAGGAGGCCTTCAATGGCATGAACTCCCAGGCCAAGGCCCTTTGGGACGAGATCAAGCTGCTTGTTCCTGAGAATGCTTTCGATAAGCCCACCTGGTTCAGCAAGCCCAAGGCTGCTAAGCGCCGCAAGGACTGGGACCACGTCGTCAAGGGCGCTGATGTCCAAAAGCTGTGGGTTAAGGGCGCCGATGGCGAAAAGCATCGTGAGGTTGGCGGCCAGCTCGACAACTTCAACCTGCGCGTCAAGTCGGTCGATCCTTCCAAGCTCGGCGTCGACAAGGTCAAGCAGTACAGCGGTTAccttgatgacgaggagaacGATAAGCACCTGTTCTACT GGTTCTTCGAGTCTCGCAACGATCCCAAGAACGACCCCGTCGTTTTGTGGTTGAACGGTGGCCCCGGCTGCTCTTCGCTCACTGGTCTCTTCCTTGAGCTCGGCCCTTCTTCCATTGACAAGAAGCTCAGGGTTGTCAGCAACGAGTACGCTTGGAACAACAACGCCAGCGTTATCTTCCTTGACCAGCCCGTCAACGTCGGGTACTCGTACTCCGGCAACGCCGTCAGCAACACTGTCGCTGCCGGCAAGGATGTTTATGCTCTCcttaccctcttcttccaccagtTCCCCGAGTATGCCAAGCAGGACTTCCACATTGCTGGCGAGTCTTATGCTGGTCACTACATCCCTGTCTTTGCTTCCGAGATCTTGTCCCACAAGGATCGCAACATCAATCTCAAGTCCGTCCTTATTGGTAATGGCTTGACTGATCCTCTTACCCAGTATGAGCACTACCGCCCCATGGCCTGCGGCGAAGGTGGCTACCCCGCCGTTCTCAGCGAGAGCGAGTGCCGCAGCATGGACAATGCCCTCCCCAGATGCCAGTCTCTTATCCGTAACTGCTACGAGAGCGGCAGTGTCTGGTCGTGCGTTCCTGCCGCCATCTACTGTAACAATCAGTTCATCGGCCCCTACCAGCGCACTGGTCAGAACGTCTATGACATCCGTGGAAAGTGCGAGGATGATAGCAACCTCTGCTATAGCGCTCTTGGCTGGATCAGCGACTACCTGAACCAGAAGGATGTCATGGACGCTCTCGGCGTCGAGGTTGAGGGCTATGAGAGCTGCAACTTTGATATCAACCGcaacttcctcttccaggGTGACTGGATGCAGCCCTTCCATCGCCTCGTCCCCGGCATCCTCAAGGAGATCCCCGTTCTCATCTATGCCGGTGATGCCGACTTCATCTGCAACTGGCTCGGCAACAAGGCTTGGAGCGAGGCTCTTGAGTGGCCCGGCAAGAACGGCTTCAACAAGGCTGAGCTCGAGGACCTCTCTCTTCCCAAGGCTGACAAGGAGTACGGCAAGGTCAAGTCCTCCGGAAACTTCACCTTCATGCAGATCTACCAGGCTGGCCACATGGTGCCAATGGACCAGCCTGAGAACTCGCTTGACTTCCTCAACAGGTGGTTGGGCGGTGAATGGTTCGAGCAGTAA
- the acon-2 gene encoding aconidiate-2, variant: MDIMEEPQVAMEDIHYRVIYVNRSVSEDRCIQRSARHLDEYVAKTEPNCIADTVKCILEIFPEAYLCSTEGACMSHWLQPQEDHEADLQPTIILLDTPYQQFFPAQFPNERRDESHDGNSYGLSLLKKIESEARARHLYEQVIPVPLIQSPDAMNNISGADRTRMRQQCIDFGAKAVLSGPLNAKSIAVIQDRAYYAYKDALSRKQALADVRKGRKRSLIAVFNDTRPYGYLREYLVESLIKKICSTEDDRDNEIYKANISVCPEKRAEISRAISTWHFDAHKFDYDELIVAAELTLNHALSMPELKAFRISPTQLQNFLKACRAAYMGFVPYHNFRHVVDVLQATFQQLLRIGALPPYPNVNGTHTSPIAESPGTPSIGPEEAFTLLLTAIGHDVLHPGVNNGFLIEARAPLAELYNDRSVLENFHSTSYCQILKRHWPIFYENRRLRTLMISCILATDMALHFDYMAKLGNLQKLQAQKPDLDGWNEKAVDEARVLVCALIIKCADISNVARRHDIGAQWMHLLNDELILQTQIEMDMGQKTALIAPPSTSLDGRIRSQLKFMELFAFPLFRGVADILPGLQFSVDEMELNLTHFENELLLPSAGSTMENQPGISKYSPPPKCDSEPPTEKSALDGRPNGVLPSLTTTDFSRGGAGLHGSNRQRCSEATEGSSAPCSGEWGSQANSATTGKMPLSPSTQGTSIISRDSMDKSVGVPMTTVTAPDSPTAIPEATKMSSDRDQLQVNEKLDHFISDDEDNMSNGNGHMNGSGSTLGQEYLKPEQDTGNGKTMRKKASLMGLKNKFSSKFSSFTKSKKGKTSCPASPERSADPMG, encoded by the exons ATGGATATCATGGAGGAACCACAAGTTGCCATGGAGGACATCCACTACCGTGTTATATACGTCAACCGCTCAGTATCCGAGGACCGCTGCATCCAACGAAGCGCAAGGCATTTGGACGAGTATGTTGCAAAGACGGAACCAAACTGCATTGCCGACACTGTGAAGTGCATTTTGGAGATTTTTCCAGAAG CTTACTTGTGCAGCACTGAGGGTGCCTGCATGTCCCACTGGCTCCAGCCCCAAGAAGATCACGAGGCCGATCTTCAACCAACGATTATCCTCCTAGACACCCCTTACCAGCAGTTCTTCCCGGCCCAATTTCCGAATGAACGCAGGGACGAGAGCCACGATGGCAACTCGTACGGCCTCTCGTTACTTAAAAAGATCGAGTCCGAAGCTCGTGCTCGCCATCTCTACGAGCAGGTTATACCTGTCCCACTCATCCAATCACCCGACGCCATGAACAACATCAGTGGGGCAGATAGGACGAGGATGCGACAACAATGTATCGATTTTGGGGCCAAGGCAGTCTTGTCGGGTCCCCTGAATGCTAAGAGCATCGCAGTGATTCAAGACAGGGCATATTACGCTTACAAGGACGCTCTTTCAAGGAAACAAGCATTGGCGGACGTGCGTAAGGGCAGAAAACGATCACTGATCGCTGTGTTCAACGATACCCGGCCGTATGGTTATCTCCGTGAATACCTCGTGGAGAGTTTGATTAAGAAGATCTGCAGCACGGAGGACGACAGAGATAATGAGATCTATAAGGCCAATATCTCGGTATGCCCAGAGAAGCGAGCTGAAATCTCCCGTGCCATCAGCACATGGCATTTCGATGCTCACAAATTTGACTACGACGAGCTGATAGTCGCAGCCGAACTCACACTAAACCATGCCTTATCCATGCCAGAGCTAAAGGCATTTCGCATCTCGCCAACGCAGTTGCAAAATTTCCTCAAAGCTTGTCGGGCTGCTTATATGGGTTTTGTGCCATACCATAACTTTCGACATGTTGTCGACGTTCTACAGGCAACTTTTCAGCAGCTGCTCCGGATTGGCGCATTGCCTCCTTATCCAAACGTCAACGGTACTCATACAAGCCCAATCGCAGAATCTCCTGGAACACCCTCCATAGGTCCGGAAGAAGCCTTCACCCTTCTCCTTACTGCCATTGGTCACGATGTTTTGCATCCCGGTGTCAACAACGGCTTTCTGATCGAGGCACGAGCGCCTCTCGCAGAGCTTTACAACGATCGCTCAGTCCTGGAGAATTTCCACAGCACCAGCTACTGCCAGATTCTCAAGCGACATTGGCCGATCTTTTACGAGAATAGGCGTCTGCGCACGTTGATGATCAGTTGTATCCTGGCTACGGACATGGCCCTGCATTTCGACTACATGGCAAAACTCGGAAACTTGCAAAAACTTCAAGCTCAAAAACCTGATCTTGACGGTTGGAATGAGAAGGCTGTCGACGAGGCGAGGGTGCTAGTGTGCGCTCTTATAATCAAGTGCGCTGACATCAGTAACGTCGCACGGAGACACGATATCGGTGCACAGTGGATGCACCTGCTGAATGACGAGCTTATATTGCAGACTCAGATTGAGATGGATATGGGTCAAAAAACGGCACTTATCGCTCCACCATCGACGAGCCTTGACGGCCGGATCAGGTCCCAGCTAAAATTCATGGAATTGTTTGCCTTCCCTCTGTTCCGAGGCGTGGCAGATATCTTGCCCGGTCTACAGTTCTCCGTTGACGAAATGGAACTCAACCTTACTCACTTTGAGAATGAACTCCTACTCCCCTCGGCAGGATCGACGATGGAAAACCAACCTGGCATCTCTAAATATAGCCCCCCGCCGAAATGCGATTCGGAGCCTCCAACAGAAAAAAGTGCCCTCGATGGAAGACCTAACGGTGTGCTTCCCAGTCTTACGACTACCGACTTCTCCCGTGGAGGTGCCGGGTTACACGGATCGAATCGTCAGCGATGCAGTGAGGCGACCGAAGGCAGCTCAGCACCCTGCTCGGGAGAGTGGGGTTCGCAGGCAAACAGCGCGACGACGGGCAAGATGCCGCTCTCGCCTAGTACGCAGGGTACGAGCATCATCAGCAGGGACTCGATGGACAAATCTGTCGGTGTTCCTATGACGACTGTCACAGCCCCAGACTCTCCGACTGCAATTCCTGAGGCGACCAAGATGTCTTCGGACCGAGATCAGCTGCAAGTGAACGAAAAACTCGATCATTTTATAAGCGATGACGAAGATAACATGTCTAACGGAAACGGTCACATGAATGGCAGCGGATCGACATTAGGACAGGAATATCTGAAACCGGAACAAGACACCGGCAACGGTAAaacgatgaggaagaaggcgagcCTGATGGGTCTCAAGAACAAGTTTTCGTCCAAATTCTCCTCGTTCACCAAAtcgaaaaagggaaaaacaTCATGCCCCGCAAGCCCCGAAAGGTCAGCAGATCCGATGGGATAG